The proteins below come from a single Drosophila miranda strain MSH22 chromosome Y unlocalized genomic scaffold, D.miranda_PacBio2.1 Contig_Y1_pilon, whole genome shotgun sequence genomic window:
- the LOC117190318 gene encoding uncharacterized protein LOC117190318 yields the protein MAPTPPKSNPSLPAVVSKSPRAELSFTIQLLSGRAVVMVECPGYETELFIPQIVKDRITLQNIMLNRPCCSESSLTTYPTVQPVSSPPVRAPKRMISSTLPPPLARSTPTSLSANKTVELTPEPARCQAIPTSLSIRRIRAADKTVELTPEPARCQAIPFESEIQDVSLHVNQSYSNSSLESHPPLLPPEVLSITDARMSVSSTPNSNLNASPPLRSSIRVKPPERTYARRKTDNIGKAKPPTKWSPVQNKKRHPLSATKGPNPSMHIEVRRRNFLEDTHKTIEPYDLQNAISSSFDALKGTAFDLLTTSAQGNIAEELVVVLRPTVQQFQEACMDRRSSTVPNYIELSASPQLQLDHEVKALLARQKRLDR from the exons ATGGCACCCACACCACCAAAATCGAATCCGTCGTTGCCGGCGGTGGTGAGCAAAAGTCCGCGGGCGGAGCTATCATTCACAATTCAGTTGCTGTCGGGAAGGGCCGTGGTGATGGTGGAGTGCCCGGGGTATGAAACGGAGCTGTTCATACCGCAGATTGTCAAAGACCGGATCACCCTCCAAAACATTATGCTGAATAGACCGTGCTGCAGTGAGTCCAGCTTGACCACATACCCGACCGTTCAACCTGTGAGCAGTCCGCCGGTGCGAGCACCGAAGAGGATGATTTCGTCTACACTACCACCACCTCTGGCAAGGAGCACTCCAACTTCACTTTCTGCCAACAAAACCGTTGAGCTGACACCAGAACCAGCGCGTTGCCAAGCAATTCCAACTTCACTTTCTATTCGTCGAATCCGCGCTGCCGACAAAACCGTTGAGCTGACACCAGAGCCAGCGCGTTGCCAAGCAATTCCATTCGAATCCGAGATACAGGACGTATCTCTTCATGTGAACCAGTCCTATTCGAACTCCAGCTTAGAATCCCATCCTCCGCTTCTGCCGCCTGAAGTTTTGAGCATCACAGACGCGAGGATGAGTGTGTCGAGCACACCCAACTCTAATTTGAACGCAAGCCCACCTCTGAGAAGCTCAATACGGGTGAAGCCGCCGGAGCGCACTTACGCGCGTCGTAAGACCGACAATATCGGCAAAGCCAAGCCGCCGACGAAATGGTCGCCGGTGCAAAACAAGAAACGGCATCCACTATCTGCAACGAAGGGTCCAAATCCGAGCATGCATATAGAAGTGCGCAGGCGGAACTTCCTTGAGGACACACACAAGACTATTGAGCCCTACGACCTGCAAAATGCTATCAGCTCGTCT tTTGATGCGCTGAAAGGCACGGCCTTCGATCTGCTGACAACGTCCGCCCAAGGGAACATAGCCGAAGAGTTGGTCGTTGTTTTACGTCCAACAGTCCAACAGTTTCAGGAGGCCTGCATGGATAGGCGTTCCTCCACAGTGCCCAACTACATAGAGCTGTCCGCCAGCCCTCAGCTGCAACTAGACCACGAGGTGAAGGCTTTGCTGGCAAGACAAAAGCGTTTAGATCGGTGA